In the genome of Hyphobacterium sp. CCMP332, one region contains:
- a CDS encoding arginase, whose product MKSIEFIEVPSELGAGTRGASLGVDALKVSARNKKSRLFAKYKSSKLTHRNHDLDLPPQNPNGKYIEGILEVGEKHAQNVTKVINEQIFPLILSGDHSMAYASIAGIKRAFPDKRLGIIWIDAHADLHSPYTSPSGNMHGMPLAMAAAEDNQDCRINNPKKETIDKWNKIKNLGIEGPKYNYKDVVFIAVRSTEKPEQYLIDKNSMLNIPVEELRETGLDAAIEKTKKRLNNCDIVYISFDVDSMDPSLSRGTGTPVDNGLSHEEAIELNSKLISWEKVVAWEMVEINPTLDELNKMANLAFEVFDKTVHELEKRKG is encoded by the coding sequence ATGAAGTCCATTGAATTTATTGAAGTGCCCTCAGAATTAGGAGCAGGTACCAGGGGGGCAAGCTTAGGTGTTGACGCACTTAAGGTTTCCGCTAGAAATAAGAAGTCCAGACTCTTTGCTAAATACAAGTCATCAAAATTAACGCATCGAAATCACGATTTGGATTTACCACCCCAGAACCCGAATGGCAAATACATAGAAGGGATATTAGAAGTTGGAGAAAAACATGCTCAAAACGTGACTAAAGTCATTAATGAACAAATTTTCCCTTTGATTCTATCCGGAGATCACTCTATGGCTTATGCCAGTATTGCCGGAATAAAAAGAGCATTTCCCGATAAACGTTTGGGTATAATTTGGATCGATGCGCATGCGGATTTGCATTCACCATACACCAGCCCAAGTGGCAATATGCACGGAATGCCCTTGGCTATGGCTGCTGCTGAGGATAATCAGGATTGCCGAATAAACAATCCTAAAAAAGAAACTATCGATAAATGGAATAAAATTAAAAATCTTGGAATTGAGGGTCCAAAGTATAATTACAAAGATGTTGTTTTTATAGCTGTTAGATCAACAGAAAAACCTGAGCAATATTTAATAGATAAAAATTCCATGTTAAACATTCCTGTTGAGGAATTAAGGGAAACCGGGTTAGATGCGGCAATTGAGAAAACCAAAAAGCGATTGAATAATTGTGACATAGTATATATATCCTTTGATGTTGACAGCATGGATCCAAGCCTCAGTAGAGGAACCGGAACGCCGGTTGACAACGGTTTAAGTCATGAAGAAGCAATTGAATTGAACTCAAAATTGATTTCCTGGGAAAAAGTTGTTGCATGGGAAATGGTTGAAATAAACCCAACACTGGATGAACTCAACAAAATGGCAAATTTGGCATTTGAGGTTTTCGATAAAACAGTTCATGAACTTGAAAAAAGAAAGGGATGA
- a CDS encoding HAD-IIIA family hydrolase produces MNKCVFLDRDGVLNQERGEYTFNVEDFVIIKGVKAALEKLKKSKFLLIVITNQGGIAKGLYTKEHVHNCHIFLQEQCDHILDDMFYSPYHPDFTQSISRKPDTLMFERAISKYKIDVSNSWMVGDSDRDIVSAEKIGIKGLRVNKPWEKNERHFANLSEAVETILKYRE; encoded by the coding sequence ATGAATAAATGTGTTTTTCTTGACAGAGATGGTGTATTGAATCAGGAACGCGGTGAATATACTTTCAATGTGGAGGATTTTGTCATAATTAAAGGAGTAAAAGCAGCGTTGGAGAAATTAAAGAAATCGAAATTCTTATTAATCGTTATTACCAATCAGGGAGGCATAGCGAAAGGCTTATATACAAAAGAACATGTTCATAATTGTCACATATTTCTTCAGGAACAATGCGATCATATTTTAGATGATATGTTTTATTCACCTTATCACCCTGATTTTACTCAAAGCATTTCAAGAAAACCGGATACTTTAATGTTTGAACGGGCTATTTCAAAATACAAAATTGATGTTTCCAATTCGTGGATGGTGGGAGATAGCGATCGCGATATTGTCTCGGCGGAAAAAATTGGCATAAAAGGCTTAAGAGTAAACAAGCCCTGGGAAAAAAACGAGAGACATTTCGCAAATCTTAGTGAAGCCGTCGAAACAATTCTCAAATACCGGGAATAA
- a CDS encoding polyprenol monophosphomannose synthase, producing the protein MKDSLVIIPTYNEIDNIEGIIRKTFDVSSIFHILIVDDGSPDGTADKVKQLQSEFAERLFMLERPGKMGLGTAYITGFKYALENGYEMIYEMDADFSHDPNSLSDLRKAIAEEGNDMAIGSRYVTGVNVVNWPMGRVLMSFFASKYVQFITSMPINDATAGFICYSRKVLETIDLDKIRFVGYAFQIEMKFKTWKYGFKIKEVPIIFTDRTKGTSKMSKRIFKEAFFGVIQLKMESWFTKYIREESSNKSQS; encoded by the coding sequence TTGAAAGATAGCCTGGTAATCATACCGACTTATAATGAGATCGACAATATTGAAGGTATTATTCGAAAAACATTCGATGTGTCTTCCATTTTTCACATTTTAATTGTAGATGACGGATCACCTGATGGAACAGCCGACAAGGTAAAGCAATTGCAATCCGAATTTGCCGAAAGATTGTTTATGCTTGAGAGACCCGGAAAAATGGGTTTGGGTACAGCATATATAACAGGATTTAAATACGCCCTTGAAAATGGCTATGAGATGATCTATGAAATGGATGCTGATTTTTCCCATGACCCTAACTCTCTCTCTGACCTCAGAAAAGCAATTGCAGAAGAGGGTAATGATATGGCCATAGGTTCCAGATATGTCACAGGCGTAAATGTGGTTAACTGGCCAATGGGAAGAGTGTTGATGTCATTCTTTGCAAGTAAATATGTGCAATTCATCACGAGCATGCCAATCAATGATGCTACAGCTGGTTTTATTTGTTATTCAAGAAAGGTGCTGGAAACCATTGATCTAGATAAAATTCGTTTTGTAGGCTACGCCTTTCAAATTGAAATGAAATTTAAAACATGGAAATACGGCTTTAAAATCAAGGAAGTACCGATAATATTTACAGACAGAACCAAGGGCACCTCAAAAATGTCAAAGCGAATTTTTAAAGAAGCATTTTTTGGTGTAATTCAATTGAAAATGGAAAGTTGGTTTACCAAATACATACGCGAGGAAAGCAGCAATAAATCTCAGTCCTGA
- a CDS encoding alpha/beta hydrolase translates to MKKRALLISLVIIALFIIFLNSCMQFRISDEVVRREFNETGISVGIHYFQFENSQIRYIKTGRDRQNLIIFIHGAPGSSQDYYHFLMDSTMVSICSMVAIDRPGYGYSDFGKSEKSIKRQAEMLKKLINEELSSFGNIVLIGHSFGGPIAGIMAYQNDTLIDKVIMLAPAIDPDREIIFWISYLAKWPPFRWLTPRVWTVASDEKFSHKAALSEIEGMWAEISTNIVHVHGTKDILVPYENVWFTEKNIPEEYLEIKTIKGANHFLPWTHPELIKKLIIESLNQD, encoded by the coding sequence ATGAAAAAAAGAGCTTTATTGATCAGTCTTGTAATCATAGCTCTTTTTATCATTTTTTTGAATAGCTGCATGCAATTCCGTATAAGTGATGAAGTCGTCCGGCGGGAATTTAATGAAACTGGAATTTCCGTTGGTATTCACTATTTCCAATTTGAAAACAGTCAGATCAGATATATAAAAACCGGAAGAGACAGGCAAAACCTTATAATATTTATCCATGGTGCTCCGGGTTCATCGCAGGATTATTATCATTTTCTCATGGACAGTACAATGGTTTCGATTTGTAGTATGGTGGCGATTGATAGGCCCGGTTATGGATATTCCGATTTTGGCAAATCTGAAAAGTCCATTAAACGGCAGGCGGAAATGCTAAAAAAACTGATAAATGAAGAATTGAGTTCTTTTGGGAATATCGTTCTTATTGGACATTCATTTGGAGGACCAATAGCCGGAATAATGGCTTACCAAAATGATACTCTAATCGATAAAGTTATAATGCTGGCCCCGGCAATTGATCCGGATAGGGAAATCATATTCTGGATTTCTTATTTGGCCAAGTGGCCACCTTTCAGATGGCTAACACCAAGGGTTTGGACAGTGGCTTCAGATGAAAAATTCAGTCATAAAGCAGCCTTATCCGAAATTGAAGGAATGTGGGCTGAAATATCAACCAATATAGTACATGTTCATGGCACAAAAGACATTTTGGTACCTTATGAAAATGTTTGGTTTACAGAAAAGAATATTCCCGAAGAATACCTGGAAATAAAAACAATTAAGGGCGCTAACCATTTTTTGCCATGGACACACCCAGAGCTGATTAAAAAGTTAATTATTGAGTCTTTAAATCAGGACTGA